The genomic window GGATGGAATTTTAGCAGGCCTGTCAGTACTTCAAAAAGTTTTTATATATAACAACTCAGGGGTTTCAGTAAACCTGTTGAAAGATGACGGAAGTATTGTGAAAAACGGGGATATTATCGGCACAGTCGAAGGAAGTGTGTATGAGATTCTTCAGGCTGAGAGAATTGCACTGAATTTTTTGCAGAGGCTTTCCGGTATTGCAACACTTACGGGAAAATTTGTCCGGGAAGTAGAAGGTACAGGCGCTAAAATACTTGATACAAGAAAAACAACTCCCTGTTACAGGGAGTTGGAGAAATATGCAGTCAAAATGGGCGGCGGGGAAAATCACAGATTCGGGCTTTTTGATATGATGCTGATTAAAGATAACCATATTAAAAGTGCAGGCTCTGTTGCAGCGGCAGTGCAGGCCGGAAAGGAATATCTTTTTTCAATAGGTAAAGAGAATGAAATTCAGATTGAAGTGGAAACATGCAGCCTTAAACAGGTTAGA from bacterium includes these protein-coding regions:
- the nadC gene encoding carboxylating nicotinate-nucleotide diphosphorylase encodes the protein MINFENLDWLIEKSFREDLSFLGDVTTRAIIPDSKSGQAKLVAKQDGILAGLSVLQKVFIYNNSGVSVNLLKDDGSIVKNGDIIGTVEGSVYEILQAERIALNFLQRLSGIATLTGKFVREVEGTGAKILDTRKTTPCYRELEKYAVKMGGGENHRFGLFDMMLIKDNHIKSAGSVAAAVQAGKEYLFSIGKENEIQIEVETCSLKQVREALALPVHRIMLDNMSIEMMKEAVVLINNKKETEASGNVSLDNVREVAETGVDYISIGYLTHSAPSFDVSLLLVD